One region of Intestinimonas massiliensis (ex Afouda et al. 2020) genomic DNA includes:
- a CDS encoding HD domain-containing protein, whose translation MSGSLPENLLCFLQEAEGLKSVERTAWTSSGRRESTAEHSWRLALLACALLDRYPRLDHAKVLALCLVHDLGERDCGDRSASDLPDPAAKRREEQACLRRLAALLPAPKGEELLALWEEYDAAATQEARLVKALDKAETILQHNQGQNPPDFDYDFNLDYGKAYFQGDLILEALRDALDRGTRLRMEEQQGMR comes from the coding sequence ATGAGCGGTTCTCTGCCGGAAAACCTGTTGTGCTTTCTGCAAGAAGCGGAGGGACTCAAATCCGTGGAGCGCACGGCCTGGACCTCCTCCGGGCGCCGGGAGAGCACCGCTGAGCACTCCTGGCGGCTGGCTCTGCTGGCCTGTGCCCTGCTGGACCGCTATCCCAGGCTGGATCATGCCAAGGTCCTTGCGCTCTGCCTCGTCCACGACTTGGGGGAACGGGACTGCGGCGACCGCAGCGCCTCTGACCTGCCGGACCCGGCGGCCAAGCGCCGGGAGGAGCAGGCCTGCCTGCGCCGCCTGGCGGCACTGCTGCCCGCCCCCAAGGGGGAGGAACTGCTCGCCCTGTGGGAGGAGTATGACGCCGCCGCCACCCAGGAGGCCCGGCTGGTGAAGGCGCTGGATAAGGCCGAAACCATCCTGCAGCACAACCAGGGGCAAAACCCGCCGGACTTTGACTACGACTTCAATCTGGACTATGGCAAGGCCTACTTCCAGGGCGACCTCATCCTGGAGGCCCTGCGGGATGCGCTGGACCGGGGCACGCGCCTCCGGATGGAGGAACAGCAGGGAATGAGGTAA
- a CDS encoding Crp/Fnr family transcriptional regulator, producing the protein MSQIWAPLAEGQRPGIYVPGQFIYLQGTQADAFFYLVSGAARSFISSESGGERVLTVHRAGDLMGEASFFDERPRVSSAVALVRSEAISVDRERLNAVFRAHPDLALPMLQYLARTVRMVTGHVDDMSFLRADQRVARYLLSLPEEAERGRLACTHEEIGFSVGVSRVTVSRVLGDFVRRGWVETAYRGVRLKDRSALQKLADAPG; encoded by the coding sequence ATGTCCCAGATTTGGGCCCCCCTGGCCGAGGGGCAGCGCCCCGGCATATATGTGCCGGGGCAGTTTATCTACCTGCAGGGCACGCAGGCGGATGCCTTTTTCTATCTGGTCAGCGGGGCGGCCCGCAGCTTTATCAGTTCGGAGTCCGGCGGCGAACGGGTCCTGACCGTCCATCGGGCGGGGGACCTGATGGGAGAGGCGTCCTTTTTCGATGAGCGCCCCAGGGTCTCTTCCGCTGTGGCGCTGGTACGCAGCGAGGCGATCTCCGTGGACCGGGAACGGCTGAACGCCGTATTCCGGGCCCACCCGGACCTGGCGCTTCCCATGCTGCAGTATCTGGCCAGGACCGTCCGCATGGTTACCGGCCACGTGGACGACATGTCCTTTCTGCGGGCGGACCAGCGGGTGGCCCGTTATCTGCTGTCCCTGCCGGAGGAAGCGGAAAGGGGGCGGCTGGCCTGCACCCATGAGGAGATCGGCTTTTCCGTGGGGGTCAGCCGAGTGACCGTGAGCCGGGTGCTGGGGGACTTCGTCCGGCGGGGCTGGGTGGAGACGGCCTACCGCGGGGTGCGGCTGAAGGACCGGAGCGCGCTCCAGAAGCTGGCTGACGCGCCGGGATGA
- the leuC gene encoding 3-isopropylmalate dehydratase large subunit, whose amino-acid sequence MGMTMTQKILAKHAGLDAVEAGQLIEARLDLVLGNDITTPVAITEFEKAGLTQVFDKDKIAIILDHYTPCKDIKAAQLCAQARAFAQRFDITHFYDVGQMGVEHALVPEKGLAAPGEAIIGADSHTCTYGALGAFSTGVGSTDMAAGMATGLCWFKVPPAIKVTLKGKRKPYVSGKDVVLHLIGEIGVDGGLYQSLEFAGEGVAALTMDDRFTISNMAIEAGAKNGIFPVDDKTRAYLDGRVDRPWEAVEPDADAVYDREVVIDLSSLRPTVALPHLPSNTRTVDEAAGIPIQQVVIGSCTNGRLKDLQESADILKGKKVARGVRCIVIPATQQIYMDALAQGLIQTFIEAGCAVSTPTCGPCLGGHMGVLADGERAVSTTNRNFVGRMGPVSSEIILASPAVAAASAITGCITDPAKV is encoded by the coding sequence ATGGGAATGACCATGACCCAGAAGATTCTGGCCAAGCACGCGGGCCTGGACGCCGTAGAGGCAGGCCAGCTCATTGAGGCCAGGCTGGACCTGGTGCTGGGCAATGACATCACCACGCCTGTGGCCATCACCGAGTTTGAAAAGGCAGGGCTGACCCAGGTCTTTGACAAGGACAAGATCGCCATCATTCTGGACCACTATACCCCCTGCAAGGACATCAAGGCGGCCCAACTCTGCGCTCAGGCCCGGGCTTTTGCCCAGCGCTTCGACATCACCCACTTCTACGACGTGGGACAGATGGGCGTGGAACACGCCCTGGTGCCGGAAAAGGGCCTGGCAGCCCCGGGAGAGGCTATCATCGGCGCCGACTCCCACACCTGTACGTACGGTGCCCTGGGCGCCTTTTCCACCGGCGTGGGCTCTACCGACATGGCCGCCGGCATGGCCACCGGCCTGTGCTGGTTCAAGGTGCCCCCCGCCATCAAGGTGACGCTGAAGGGCAAACGGAAGCCATACGTCAGCGGCAAGGACGTGGTTCTCCATCTGATCGGTGAGATCGGTGTGGACGGCGGACTGTACCAGTCCCTGGAGTTTGCCGGGGAAGGGGTGGCTGCGCTCACAATGGACGACCGCTTCACCATCTCCAACATGGCCATTGAGGCGGGGGCCAAGAACGGCATTTTCCCCGTGGATGACAAGACCCGCGCCTATCTGGACGGACGGGTGGACCGCCCCTGGGAGGCAGTGGAGCCCGATGCCGACGCGGTCTATGACCGCGAAGTGGTCATAGACCTCAGCTCCCTGCGCCCCACGGTGGCCCTGCCCCATCTGCCCTCCAACACCAGGACCGTGGACGAGGCGGCCGGCATTCCCATCCAGCAGGTGGTCATTGGCTCCTGCACCAACGGGCGGCTCAAGGACCTTCAGGAGTCCGCCGATATCCTGAAGGGCAAAAAGGTGGCCAGAGGCGTCCGCTGCATTGTCATCCCTGCCACCCAGCAGATCTATATGGACGCCCTGGCGCAGGGGCTCATCCAGACCTTTATCGAGGCGGGCTGCGCCGTCTCCACGCCCACCTGCGGCCCCTGTCTGGGCGGTCATATGGGGGTGCTGGCCGACGGGGAGCGGGCGGTCTCCACTACCAACCGCAATTTTGTCGGCCGCATGGGCCCCGTCAGCTCGGAGATCATCCTGGCCAGCCCGGCCGTGGCCGCCGCGTCCGCCATCACCGGGTGCATTACCGACCCGGCCAAGGTGTAA
- a CDS encoding 3-isopropylmalate dehydratase small subunit, with protein sequence MNVYKYGDNVDTDVIIPARYLNAPDEKSLASHCMEDIDAQFSSTVELGDIMVAGANFGCGSSREHAPLAIKACGVKCVIAASFARIFYRNAINIGFPILECQEAAAAILPGDAVRVDFKTGVITDETQGRTFQAAPFPAFIDGIIESGGLLKSLKARGVAK encoded by the coding sequence ATGAACGTTTACAAATATGGAGACAACGTAGATACCGATGTCATCATCCCGGCCCGCTATCTGAACGCCCCAGACGAAAAGTCCCTGGCCTCCCACTGCATGGAGGACATCGACGCCCAGTTCTCCTCCACGGTGGAGCTGGGGGACATCATGGTGGCCGGAGCCAACTTCGGCTGCGGCTCCTCCCGTGAGCACGCCCCTCTGGCCATCAAGGCCTGCGGCGTGAAGTGCGTCATCGCCGCTTCCTTTGCCCGCATCTTCTACCGCAACGCCATCAATATCGGATTTCCCATTCTGGAGTGCCAGGAGGCCGCGGCGGCCATCCTGCCCGGTGATGCCGTGCGTGTGGATTTCAAAACCGGCGTCATCACCGACGAGACCCAGGGCAGGACCTTCCAGGCCGCTCCTTTCCCGGCCTTTATCGACGGCATCATTGAGAGCGGCGGTCTGCTCAAGTCTCTGAAAGCGAGAGGTGTGGCAAAATGA
- the leuB gene encoding 3-isopropylmalate dehydrogenase: protein MKYQIALIRGDGIGPEVVNEAVGVLEAVGKKFGHTYEFVDVLLGGCATDAVGKSYPDGTADQCRACDAVLLGAVGGPRWGSDKPAEQRPETALLAIRKDLGLYANLRPATLRPAMADACPLKKETAEKGIDLMMVRELTGGIYFGQREKYQTANRGMEAADRMAYSEYEIERIGRRAFELARLRRKKVSSVDKANVLETSRLWRSVMHRLAEEYPDVAYEDVLVDNCAMQLVRDPGQFDVVVTENMFGDILSDEASMVTGSIGLLPSASIGDTAPGLYEPIHGSAPDIAGQDKANPIATILSVAMMFRYSFQKPDEAAVIERAVDAVLAEGWRTPDIAGPGVVPIGTKKMGQLIREHI, encoded by the coding sequence ATGAAGTATCAGATCGCTCTGATCCGGGGCGACGGCATCGGCCCGGAAGTGGTCAACGAAGCGGTAGGCGTCCTGGAGGCCGTGGGGAAAAAGTTCGGCCACACCTATGAATTTGTGGACGTGCTGCTGGGCGGCTGCGCCACGGATGCGGTGGGGAAGAGCTACCCGGACGGCACCGCAGATCAGTGCAGGGCCTGCGACGCGGTGCTTCTGGGCGCAGTGGGGGGGCCCAGGTGGGGCTCCGATAAGCCCGCTGAGCAGCGCCCCGAGACGGCACTGCTGGCCATCCGAAAAGACCTGGGCCTGTATGCCAACCTGCGTCCGGCCACCCTTCGGCCCGCTATGGCCGACGCCTGCCCGTTGAAAAAGGAGACGGCGGAAAAGGGGATCGACCTGATGATGGTCCGTGAGCTCACCGGCGGCATCTACTTTGGCCAGCGCGAGAAGTACCAGACCGCGAACCGGGGCATGGAGGCCGCCGACCGGATGGCCTACTCGGAGTATGAGATCGAGCGGATCGGCCGCCGGGCCTTCGAGCTGGCCCGCCTCCGCCGCAAAAAGGTGTCCAGCGTGGACAAGGCCAATGTGCTGGAGACCTCCCGTCTGTGGCGGTCGGTCATGCACCGGCTGGCGGAGGAGTACCCGGATGTGGCCTATGAAGATGTTCTGGTGGACAACTGCGCCATGCAGTTGGTCCGGGACCCCGGTCAGTTCGACGTGGTGGTCACCGAGAATATGTTCGGCGACATACTCTCGGACGAGGCGTCTATGGTCACCGGCTCCATCGGCCTGCTGCCCTCCGCCTCCATCGGAGATACCGCCCCCGGCCTCTATGAGCCCATCCATGGCTCCGCGCCGGATATCGCCGGCCAGGACAAGGCCAATCCCATCGCCACCATCCTGTCCGTGGCCATGATGTTCCGTTACTCCTTCCAGAAGCCCGACGAGGCCGCCGTCATCGAGCGCGCGGTGGACGCGGTCCTGGCCGAGGGCTGGCGGACCCCCGACATTGCCGGGCCCGGCGTCGTCCCCATCGGGACCAAAAAGATGGGGCAGTTGATCCGGGAGCATATCTAG